In Halobaculum limi, one DNA window encodes the following:
- the tgtA gene encoding tRNA guanosine(15) transglycosylase TgtA, whose product MREHFEIRDHDAAGRIGELTVPRAGVTVETPALLPVINPNIETIDPGRLRSEFGADMLITNSYIIRTTDGLRERAMEEGLHELLGYDGAIMTDSGSFQLAEYGEIDTTTTEILEFQRDIGSDIGTPVDIPTPPDVSREQAESDLDVTRQALADAEAVDTGGMLVNAPVQGSTYPDLREQAGHEAAATDLDVFPVGAVVPMMNAYRYDDMVDAVAAAKRGLDEDCPVHLFGAGHPMMFALAVALGCDLFDSAAYALMARDGRYLTVSGTEQLEELEYLPCSCPICHEYTPDDLRAAGNDEQESLLAEHNLHVTFEELRRVKQAIRDGDLLELVERRARGHPAMTDGYRALLDHADQLERIDSASKGSFFAVSHESARRPEVRRHHDRLARLDVPDRLLCSEYGKPSEHDYDAVWRVLPPFGPFPRALSETYPLTAEVPDRTDAATERAAAEGMRALVEANPDVDVTLAHRGWSEDALSVVPDSVTLEDLHASRDGENAADTATTADATDAASAGEGGSESE is encoded by the coding sequence ATGCGCGAGCACTTCGAGATCCGGGATCACGACGCCGCCGGTCGCATCGGGGAGTTGACCGTCCCCCGTGCCGGCGTCACCGTCGAGACGCCCGCCCTCCTCCCGGTGATCAACCCTAACATCGAGACGATCGACCCGGGCCGCCTCCGCTCGGAGTTCGGCGCGGATATGCTGATCACCAACTCCTACATCATCCGCACGACCGACGGCCTGCGCGAGCGTGCGATGGAGGAGGGCCTCCACGAGTTGCTGGGGTACGACGGCGCGATTATGACCGACTCCGGGAGTTTCCAACTCGCGGAGTACGGCGAAATCGACACTACGACGACCGAGATTCTGGAGTTCCAGCGCGACATCGGCAGCGACATCGGCACGCCGGTCGACATCCCGACGCCGCCGGACGTGAGCCGTGAGCAGGCCGAATCCGACCTCGACGTGACCCGGCAAGCGCTCGCGGACGCCGAGGCGGTCGACACCGGCGGGATGCTGGTGAACGCGCCGGTGCAGGGGAGCACCTACCCCGACCTCCGTGAGCAGGCAGGTCACGAGGCTGCTGCGACGGATCTGGACGTGTTCCCGGTCGGCGCGGTCGTCCCGATGATGAACGCCTACCGCTACGACGACATGGTCGACGCCGTCGCCGCCGCTAAACGCGGTCTCGACGAGGACTGCCCAGTCCACCTGTTCGGCGCGGGCCACCCGATGATGTTCGCGCTGGCGGTCGCGCTCGGGTGTGACCTGTTCGACTCCGCCGCGTACGCGCTGATGGCCCGCGACGGCCGCTACCTCACCGTCTCGGGCACCGAGCAACTGGAGGAGTTGGAGTATCTCCCGTGTTCGTGCCCCATCTGTCACGAGTACACGCCGGACGACCTGCGCGCCGCCGGCAACGACGAACAGGAGTCGTTGCTCGCAGAGCACAACCTCCACGTCACCTTCGAGGAACTCCGGCGCGTGAAGCAGGCCATCCGCGACGGCGACTTGCTCGAACTCGTCGAGCGCCGCGCTCGCGGTCACCCGGCGATGACCGACGGCTACCGCGCCCTCCTCGACCACGCCGACCAACTGGAGCGCATCGACAGCGCCTCCAAAGGCTCGTTCTTCGCCGTCTCTCACGAGTCCGCCCGTCGCCCGGAGGTGCGCCGCCACCACGACCGCCTCGCGCGACTGGACGTGCCCGACCGTCTGCTGTGCTCGGAGTACGGCAAGCCCTCCGAGCACGATTACGACGCGGTGTGGCGCGTCCTTCCACCGTTCGGCCCGTTCCCACGGGCGCTCTCGGAGACGTACCCGCTCACGGCGGAGGTGCCCGACCGAACCGACGCCGCGACCGAACGCGCCGCCGCCGAGGGGATGCGTGCGCTCGTCGAGGCCAACCCCGACGTGGACGTGACGCTCGCGCACCGGGGGTGGAGTGAGGACGCACTGTCGGTCGTCCCCGACTCGGTGACGCTCGAAGACCTGCACGCGAGCCGTGACGGTGAGAATGCCGCCGACACCGCGACGACTGCCGACGCCACGGACGCCGCCAGCGCCGGCGAGGGCGGAAGCGAAAGCGAATAA
- the arcS gene encoding archaeosine synthase subunit alpha, whose protein sequence is MTDYFEVHDRDGAARLGELRLDSPLTTPALADDVVRDAGSLWNADRDAPEGDDSVLTVLPHRAYPAGTREEVVEAFAADYPDIGGPSAAVISSDDPDAGGAASAPVDAYVLSNAQGVVGHASAFVDAVVAVREAVPADTALYLSGVATPLNVATLVYAGVDLVDAKRARVKGSQGKYLTDEGERFLEDLDELPCSCPACQVPREEFDRAACEQHNVNALTAELRRVRRRIREGRLRDYVEGQARHDQWLTATFRELDQQYGYLEERTPVVRDTELSAATGDTIRRPEIQRFAQRVTDRYRNRFRNPLVLVPCSARKPYSESQSHGQFHDAIQFRGHLASMTSPIGVVPQELELTYPAQHYDTVVTGRWTEDEKQFVAAVLRKYLERNEYPRVIAHVPEEGYRDICERVEEQVDVPFEYTVEDHPTTTESIGNLMSTLDGELKYTKRERQHNTVRALADYMLGDGAGDDLFDELNTRSRYPKLQVRDDDEELLATMVPTYGALAFTLAGAHRWVESDAPTKTVQIDSFVPQGSVLAPGVVDADDDIRVGDEVVVEGPRAFAVGRAEMHGAEMRSSTRGIAVDVRHSEER, encoded by the coding sequence ATGACCGACTACTTCGAGGTTCACGACCGAGACGGGGCGGCCCGTCTCGGCGAACTCCGCCTCGACTCGCCGCTGACGACGCCGGCGCTCGCGGACGACGTCGTCCGTGACGCCGGGTCGCTGTGGAACGCCGACCGCGACGCCCCCGAAGGCGACGATTCCGTGCTTACGGTCCTCCCGCACCGCGCGTACCCTGCGGGCACGCGCGAGGAAGTCGTCGAGGCGTTCGCGGCGGATTACCCCGATATCGGCGGCCCGAGCGCCGCGGTGATCTCCAGCGACGACCCGGACGCGGGCGGCGCCGCCAGCGCCCCCGTCGACGCGTACGTGCTCTCGAACGCGCAGGGCGTCGTCGGCCACGCCTCGGCGTTCGTCGACGCCGTCGTCGCGGTGCGCGAGGCGGTTCCCGCCGACACCGCGCTGTATCTGTCTGGCGTCGCGACGCCGTTGAACGTCGCGACGCTCGTGTACGCCGGTGTCGACCTGGTCGACGCGAAGCGCGCACGGGTGAAGGGGAGTCAGGGAAAGTACCTCACCGACGAGGGCGAGCGATTCCTCGAAGACCTGGACGAACTGCCGTGTTCGTGTCCCGCCTGTCAGGTGCCGCGTGAGGAGTTCGACCGCGCCGCCTGCGAACAGCACAACGTCAACGCCCTCACCGCGGAACTCCGGCGGGTCCGTCGCCGCATCCGCGAGGGCCGCCTCCGCGACTACGTCGAAGGGCAGGCGCGTCACGACCAGTGGCTCACGGCGACGTTCCGTGAACTCGACCAGCAGTACGGCTACCTGGAGGAGCGCACGCCAGTCGTCCGCGACACGGAACTGAGTGCAGCCACCGGTGACACCATCCGTCGCCCGGAGATTCAGCGGTTCGCCCAGCGTGTCACCGACCGCTACCGCAACCGCTTCCGCAACCCGCTGGTGCTCGTGCCTTGCTCCGCGCGCAAGCCGTACTCTGAGAGCCAGAGCCACGGGCAGTTCCACGACGCCATCCAGTTCCGCGGCCACCTCGCGTCGATGACCTCTCCTATCGGCGTCGTCCCGCAGGAACTCGAACTCACCTACCCCGCCCAGCACTACGACACCGTCGTCACGGGCCGGTGGACGGAAGACGAGAAGCAGTTCGTCGCCGCCGTCCTGCGCAAGTACCTCGAACGCAACGAGTACCCGCGCGTCATCGCACACGTTCCCGAAGAGGGCTACCGCGACATCTGCGAACGGGTCGAAGAGCAGGTGGACGTGCCCTTCGAGTACACCGTCGAGGACCACCCGACGACGACCGAGTCCATCGGGAACCTGATGTCCACGCTCGACGGCGAGTTGAAGTACACGAAGCGGGAGCGCCAGCACAACACGGTGCGTGCGCTCGCGGACTACATGCTTGGCGACGGCGCGGGCGACGACCTGTTCGACGAACTGAACACGCGCTCTCGGTACCCGAAACTGCAGGTCCGCGACGACGACGAGGAACTGCTCGCGACGATGGTGCCCACCTACGGAGCGCTGGCGTTCACGCTCGCGGGCGCACACCGCTGGGTGGAGAGTGACGCGCCGACGAAGACGGTACAGATCGACTCGTTCGTTCCGCAGGGGAGCGTGCTCGCGCCGGGTGTCGTCGACGCGGACGACGACATCCGCGTCGGCGACGAGGTCGTCGTCGAGGGACCACGGGCGTTCGCCGTCGGCCGCGCGGAGATGCACGGCGCGGAGATGCGTTCTTCGACTCGTGGTATCGCGGTCGACGTGCGCCACTCCGAGGAGCGGTAA
- a CDS encoding SHOCT domain-containing protein produces the protein MNERTRRLVDAAPGIVAVATLGVVVLLAIAGFGSAVPVAAVVGWLLLTPLSAILGDVLLSETDDSADADANGASDESAAESDPVERLRRRYAAGDIDDDEFERRLDVLLETEGVDAATARERLRERAGGGDGEWHRERDHELDKEVDRTR, from the coding sequence GTGAACGAACGGACGCGCAGACTGGTCGACGCCGCCCCCGGGATTGTCGCCGTCGCCACGCTCGGCGTCGTCGTCCTCCTTGCGATTGCAGGGTTCGGGAGCGCTGTCCCCGTCGCCGCGGTCGTCGGCTGGCTTCTGCTCACGCCGCTGTCGGCCATCCTCGGCGACGTCCTCCTCTCGGAGACGGACGACTCGGCCGACGCGGACGCGAACGGTGCCAGCGACGAGAGCGCCGCCGAGTCCGACCCCGTCGAACGCCTCCGCCGCCGCTACGCCGCCGGCGACATCGACGACGACGAGTTCGAGCGGCGACTCGACGTCCTCCTGGAGACCGAGGGCGTCGACGCGGCGACGGCACGCGAGCGGCTTCGAGAGCGTGCAGGTGGCGGCGACGGTGAGTGGCATCGTGAACGAGACCACGAACTCGATAAGGAAGTCGACCGCACTCGTTGA
- a CDS encoding hydantoinase/oxoprolinase family protein: MTDDDSTARVGVDVGGTFTDLVTVRDGRIRVDKTPSTPASPDEGVVTGLRDLDVPLSAVDFLGHGTTIATNAVLEGEWADTALLTTEGFRDAVEIGRQTRPDIYDFDATKPDPVVARDRRFEVPERVDERGAVLQDLDEDAVRDLASDLCASGIDSIAVSLLFSFEHPDHERRVRAILREEGVDASVSLSSDVLPEIREYERTLTTAMNAALKPVMDDYLGSLADAASGLGIDAPLRVMGSNGGLMAANAARQRPVNTLLSGPAAGVRGATHVAGRRGSPDLITMDMGGTSCDVSLVRDGDPLVTTDTEVGEYPVSVPTVDIHTVGAGGGSIGYVDKGGALRVGPQSAGAQPGPVCYNRGGDRPTVTDAHLVLGRIDPSGFLPDALGRDDEAVQAAFAPLAEAVANDPDATEAAARGLLDVANANMRRALRVVSVERGYDPREFALVAFGGAGPLHATALAEALDIPEVIVPRAAGVLSALGLLISDVVYDYSTSMVRRWDVVDAAALRDAFAEFEAEGRAELRDAGRVDDEMAFERTLDLRYAGQSFDLSVPVEGDLTDDELAAVEERFHAAHERRYGHASPEEPVELVTVRLRARGLVEPPDLAAESRGGDPADAMAETRRVGFDGGDRETPVYDRARLPTEATVDGPAVVEGSESTVVVHPGQRARVDGDANLVVETGGDGE, translated from the coding sequence ATGACCGATGACGACTCGACGGCGCGCGTCGGCGTCGACGTGGGCGGCACGTTCACGGACCTCGTGACGGTCCGCGACGGCCGCATCCGCGTCGACAAGACGCCGTCGACGCCCGCTTCACCTGACGAAGGGGTCGTGACGGGCCTGCGCGATCTGGACGTACCGCTCTCGGCGGTGGACTTCCTCGGCCACGGGACGACCATCGCCACCAACGCCGTGTTGGAGGGCGAGTGGGCCGACACCGCCCTGCTCACCACCGAGGGCTTCCGCGACGCCGTCGAGATTGGCAGACAGACCCGCCCCGACATCTACGACTTCGACGCGACCAAGCCCGACCCGGTCGTCGCTCGGGACCGTCGCTTCGAGGTGCCCGAACGCGTCGACGAACGCGGCGCGGTCCTCCAGGATCTCGACGAGGACGCGGTGCGGGACCTCGCGAGCGACCTCTGCGCGTCGGGGATCGACAGCATCGCCGTCTCGCTGCTGTTCTCGTTCGAGCACCCCGACCACGAGCGGCGCGTGCGTGCGATTCTGCGCGAGGAAGGCGTCGACGCCTCCGTGTCGCTCTCCTCCGACGTCCTCCCCGAGATTCGTGAGTACGAGCGCACGCTCACCACCGCGATGAACGCCGCGCTCAAGCCCGTGATGGACGACTACCTCGGGTCGCTGGCGGACGCCGCGAGCGGCCTCGGTATCGACGCGCCCCTGCGCGTGATGGGGTCGAACGGCGGGCTGATGGCTGCGAACGCCGCCCGACAGCGCCCGGTGAACACCCTGCTTTCGGGTCCAGCAGCGGGCGTCCGTGGTGCGACCCACGTCGCCGGGCGGCGGGGGAGTCCGGACCTCATCACGATGGATATGGGTGGCACCTCCTGTGACGTGAGCCTCGTGCGCGACGGCGACCCACTCGTCACCACCGACACCGAGGTCGGGGAGTACCCCGTCTCGGTGCCGACCGTCGACATCCACACCGTCGGCGCGGGCGGCGGCTCTATCGGCTACGTCGACAAGGGCGGGGCGCTCCGCGTCGGCCCGCAGTCGGCGGGCGCACAGCCAGGCCCCGTCTGCTACAACCGCGGCGGCGACCGCCCGACCGTCACCGACGCCCACCTCGTCCTCGGTCGGATCGACCCCAGCGGCTTCCTGCCGGACGCACTCGGCCGCGACGACGAGGCAGTCCAGGCGGCGTTTGCCCCACTCGCCGAGGCAGTCGCGAACGACCCTGACGCGACGGAGGCGGCCGCGCGGGGACTCCTCGACGTGGCGAACGCGAATATGCGCCGCGCCCTGCGCGTCGTCAGCGTCGAACGCGGCTACGACCCTCGCGAGTTCGCCCTCGTCGCCTTCGGCGGCGCGGGACCGCTCCACGCGACGGCGCTGGCCGAGGCGCTGGACATCCCCGAAGTGATCGTTCCGCGTGCGGCCGGGGTACTCTCCGCGCTGGGACTGCTCATCAGCGACGTGGTGTACGACTACTCCACGTCGATGGTCCGGCGGTGGGACGTGGTCGACGCCGCGGCACTCCGCGACGCCTTCGCCGAGTTCGAGGCCGAGGGCCGCGCGGAACTGCGCGACGCCGGCCGCGTGGACGACGAGATGGCGTTTGAGCGAACGCTCGACCTGCGGTACGCGGGCCAGTCGTTCGACCTGTCGGTCCCGGTCGAGGGTGACCTCACGGACGACGAACTCGCGGCGGTGGAAGAACGGTTCCACGCGGCCCACGAGCGTCGCTACGGCCACGCATCGCCGGAGGAACCGGTGGAGTTAGTGACGGTTCGCCTGCGTGCGCGGGGACTGGTCGAGCCACCGGATCTTGCGGCGGAGTCGCGCGGTGGCGACCCCGCGGATGCTATGGCGGAGACGCGCCGCGTCGGCTTCGACGGCGGCGACCGCGAGACGCCGGTGTACGACCGCGCACGACTTCCGACCGAGGCGACCGTCGACGGGCCGGCGGTCGTCGAAGGGAGCGAGAGTACGGTCGTCGTCCACCCCGGCCAGCGAGCGCGGGTCGACGGCGACGCGAATCTGGTCGTGGAGACCGGAGGTGACGGCGAATGA
- a CDS encoding hydantoinase B/oxoprolinase family protein: MSGSGHGPADAGVDSVTLEVIRNGCEAVAEEMNATLVRTGYSPNIKERQDCSTALFDADGEMIAQAETMPVHLGAMPYSVAAAVEAFPPETLSPGDSILLNDPFRGGAHLPDLTLVTPIYDADHEAVIAFAANRAHHADIGGSTAGSVAADSTEIYQEGLRIPPVKFEAGTGAVAADGTPVGEVRDDVLSMILANVRTPEERRGDLRAQVAANATGRRRFRELAAEHGDDLQSALEAIKDYSERRMRAELSELPDGTYEFTDALDDDGRGNEDLAIDVTLTVDGDEVTVDFTGTAAQTDGPINAVLAVTASATYYAVRCVTDPDIPPNHGCYRPIDIVAPEGTIVNPEPPAAVVGGNLETSQRVTDTVLGALAQADPEAVVAACQGTMNNVTLGGTDPRDDSPYAFYETQGGGFGGRASGDGMDGVHVHMSNTLNTPAEVLETAYPLRIERYELRPDSGGAGEHRGGLGLRRDIRVRDHTARLSLLAERHESHPYGLAGGGEGENGAAYLVDDDGDDLEKLPAKHTRDLPAGSVVSVRTPGAGGYGDPAGRDADAIERDLRLGKLTPEAAREQYGYDVDDVAESDGGD; the protein is encoded by the coding sequence ATGAGCGGGAGCGGTCACGGGCCCGCGGACGCGGGCGTCGACTCGGTGACGCTGGAAGTCATCCGCAACGGCTGTGAGGCGGTCGCCGAGGAGATGAACGCGACGCTCGTGCGGACGGGCTACTCGCCGAACATCAAGGAGCGACAGGACTGCTCGACGGCGCTGTTCGACGCCGACGGCGAGATGATCGCACAGGCGGAGACGATGCCGGTCCACCTCGGCGCGATGCCGTACTCGGTGGCGGCGGCGGTGGAGGCGTTCCCGCCGGAGACGCTGTCGCCGGGCGATTCGATCCTGTTGAACGACCCGTTCCGCGGCGGCGCACACCTGCCCGACCTGACGCTCGTGACGCCCATCTATGACGCAGACCATGAGGCGGTCATCGCGTTCGCCGCCAACCGCGCCCACCACGCGGACATCGGCGGGTCGACCGCTGGCTCTGTGGCCGCCGACTCGACCGAAATCTACCAAGAGGGCCTCCGCATCCCACCGGTGAAGTTCGAGGCCGGCACCGGCGCAGTCGCCGCCGACGGCACGCCCGTCGGCGAGGTTCGCGACGATGTGCTCTCGATGATCCTCGCGAACGTCCGCACGCCCGAGGAGCGTCGCGGCGACCTCCGCGCGCAGGTGGCCGCCAACGCCACCGGGCGGCGGCGCTTCCGCGAACTCGCGGCGGAACACGGTGACGACCTCCAATCCGCGCTCGAAGCGATCAAAGACTACTCCGAGCGCCGGATGCGCGCGGAACTGTCCGAGTTGCCCGACGGCACCTACGAGTTTACCGACGCTCTCGACGACGACGGCCGCGGAAACGAGGACCTCGCTATCGACGTGACGCTCACCGTCGACGGCGACGAGGTGACGGTCGACTTCACCGGCACCGCAGCACAGACCGACGGCCCAATCAACGCCGTCCTCGCGGTGACCGCGTCGGCCACCTACTACGCCGTCCGCTGTGTCACGGACCCCGATATCCCGCCGAATCACGGCTGCTACCGCCCCATCGACATCGTCGCTCCCGAGGGCACTATCGTCAACCCCGAGCCACCGGCAGCGGTCGTCGGCGGCAACCTGGAGACGAGTCAGCGCGTCACCGACACGGTGCTCGGCGCACTCGCGCAGGCGGACCCCGAGGCCGTGGTCGCGGCGTGTCAGGGGACGATGAACAACGTCACGCTCGGCGGGACGGACCCGAGAGACGACAGTCCGTACGCCTTCTACGAGACGCAGGGCGGTGGCTTCGGCGGTCGCGCCAGCGGCGACGGGATGGACGGCGTCCACGTCCATATGAGCAACACGCTGAACACGCCCGCCGAGGTTCTGGAGACGGCGTACCCGCTCCGGATCGAACGGTACGAACTCCGCCCCGACTCCGGCGGCGCGGGCGAACACCGCGGCGGTCTCGGCCTTCGCCGAGACATCCGCGTGCGCGACCACACCGCGCGACTCAGCCTCCTCGCGGAGCGTCACGAGTCGCACCCGTACGGTCTCGCGGGTGGTGGGGAGGGCGAGAACGGCGCAGCGTACCTCGTCGATGATGACGGCGACGACCTGGAGAAACTGCCCGCGAAACACACTCGCGACCTGCCCGCGGGGTCGGTCGTCAGCGTGCGAACGCCGGGCGCCGGTGGCTACGGCGACCCCGCCGGCCGCGATGCCGACGCCATCGAACGCGACCTGCGACTCGGGAAACTGACGCCCGAGGCCGCCCGCGAACAGTACGGGTACGACGTCGACGACGTGGCCGAGTCGGACGGCGGCGACTGA
- a CDS encoding redoxin domain-containing protein produces the protein MLEEGDDAPEVTAPMATPDAAASTDRGSYTGDDVAEFSLEDALDEGPVVLAFYPGVFSRTCTEELCDLRDWKADLADLDAQLYGVSVDAPWPLLAFIDEYDIGYPLVSGFNNDVIRDFGVRWPDGLLAGIATRAVFVVDPDGTVSYTWEASEEERFPDTEAIEAAIAEAVSA, from the coding sequence ATGCTCGAGGAAGGCGACGACGCACCCGAGGTAACGGCACCGATGGCGACGCCCGACGCGGCCGCTAGCACTGACCGCGGTTCCTACACCGGCGACGACGTGGCGGAGTTCTCGCTGGAGGACGCTCTCGACGAGGGCCCGGTCGTGCTCGCGTTCTACCCCGGCGTGTTCTCGCGCACCTGCACCGAGGAACTGTGTGATCTGCGCGACTGGAAGGCCGACCTCGCCGACCTGGACGCGCAGTTGTACGGCGTCAGCGTCGACGCGCCGTGGCCGCTACTGGCGTTCATCGACGAGTACGACATCGGCTACCCACTCGTCTCCGGGTTCAACAACGACGTGATCCGCGACTTCGGCGTCCGCTGGCCCGACGGTCTCCTCGCCGGAATCGCCACCCGCGCGGTGTTCGTCGTCGACCCCGACGGCACGGTGTCGTACACGTGGGAGGCCAGCGAGGAGGAACGCTTCCCCGACACCGAAGCGATAGAGGCGGCCATCGCGGAGGCAGTCTCGGCGTAA
- the yqeC gene encoding selenium cofactor biosynthesis protein YqeC encodes MTLDPEDALPTEGLVCVVGAGGKKTTLYTLANRLDRAVVTATVRIPIFDDHVARVEVTQDPVSALPTAGADDFPLGLVPEQERDDRYLGYETATVDAVADAHDGPVLVKADGARMREFKAPADREPQIPASADAVVPIASAHVVGDPLTDERVHRPERVAALTDCSVGEDVTADAVGTVLASPAGGLKDVPADAEVVALVNKVDDEADEAVARAIAAAAFEADEEGRLDRVVLAALGEGRIVDVIER; translated from the coding sequence ATGACGCTCGACCCCGAGGACGCTCTCCCGACCGAGGGCCTCGTCTGCGTCGTCGGCGCTGGCGGCAAGAAGACGACGCTGTACACGCTCGCGAATCGGCTCGACCGCGCGGTCGTCACCGCGACGGTCCGCATCCCCATCTTCGACGACCACGTCGCCCGGGTCGAAGTCACCCAAGACCCCGTCTCAGCGCTCCCGACCGCTGGAGCCGACGACTTCCCGCTCGGTCTCGTCCCCGAACAGGAACGCGACGACCGCTACCTTGGCTACGAAACTGCCACCGTCGACGCCGTCGCTGACGCCCACGACGGTCCCGTCCTCGTGAAGGCAGACGGCGCGCGGATGCGCGAGTTCAAAGCGCCCGCCGACCGCGAGCCACAGATCCCCGCGAGCGCAGATGCGGTCGTCCCCATCGCCTCCGCGCACGTCGTCGGCGATCCACTCACCGACGAGCGTGTCCACCGGCCCGAGCGTGTCGCCGCGCTCACCGACTGCTCGGTGGGCGAGGACGTCACCGCCGACGCAGTCGGGACGGTCCTGGCGTCGCCCGCGGGTGGGCTGAAAGACGTGCCTGCCGACGCCGAGGTGGTCGCGCTGGTGAACAAGGTGGACGACGAGGCAGATGAGGCAGTCGCGCGCGCCATCGCGGCCGCGGCGTTCGAGGCCGATGAAGAAGGCCGACTCGACCGCGTGGTGCTGGCGGCGCTCGGTGAGGGACGGATCGTGGACGTGATCGAACGGTGA
- the mobA gene encoding molybdenum cofactor guanylyltransferase: protein MTRYAAIVAGGRSTRFGDRDKAVADLASVPMIRRVADRLADATDRLVVNCRPDQRAAIEAALDDYPNPVRYAEDPAPDEGPMAGIRTALRGVEAWGGPAAAAFVVACDMPFVDPAVVDALFDRLRDHDAVVPRVDGEWFQTTHAVYRAGPMADACDDALDRGEGKIIAPLFELDYVEVDAADLTDAGGDAQTFENLNTREEFAAAAESFE from the coding sequence GTGACACGGTACGCCGCTATCGTCGCCGGCGGGCGGTCGACCCGCTTCGGTGACCGCGACAAGGCCGTCGCCGACCTCGCCAGCGTCCCGATGATCCGTCGGGTCGCAGACCGCCTCGCCGACGCGACCGACCGCCTCGTCGTCAACTGCCGGCCCGACCAGCGTGCGGCCATCGAGGCGGCACTCGACGACTACCCCAACCCCGTTCGCTACGCAGAGGACCCCGCGCCCGACGAGGGGCCGATGGCTGGCATCCGCACCGCCCTCCGCGGCGTCGAGGCGTGGGGCGGCCCCGCTGCCGCCGCGTTCGTCGTCGCCTGCGACATGCCGTTCGTCGATCCGGCGGTCGTGGACGCCCTCTTCGACCGCCTCCGCGACCACGACGCGGTCGTCCCCCGCGTCGACGGCGAGTGGTTCCAGACGACCCACGCCGTCTACCGCGCCGGGCCGATGGCCGACGCCTGCGACGACGCCCTCGACCGCGGCGAGGGGAAGATCATCGCGCCGCTGTTCGAACTCGACTACGTGGAGGTGGACGCCGCCGACCTGACCGACGCCGGCGGCGACGCGCAGACATTCGAGAACCTCAACACGCGCGAGGAGTTCGCGGCCGCCGCCGAGTCGTTCGAGTGA